Part of the Acidobacteriota bacterium genome is shown below.
GCGTGACCAGTACGGTCGATCCTCTGGCCGGGTCGTATTACGTGGAGTACCTCACAGACCGGATGGAGGAGAAAATCCGGGAGATGATGGACAGGATCGAGGAACTGGGCGGCGCGGTCAGGTGCGTGGAAACGGGTTATTTCCGCGACGAAATCGCCCGGTCTGCGTATGCGTTTCAGAGGCGCGTGGAAGACGGGCAACAGACGGTGGTCGGCATCAACAAGTACCGTTCGGACGTGGCCGGGATACCGTCGGTTTTGAAAGTTGACCCGCAATTGGAAAAGAAGCAGGTTGCGGCGCTGCAGGCGCTGAAGGCCGAGCGGGACAACGGCAAAGTGACAGCGTCGCTGGCGGCGCTGGAGGATGCAGCGCGGCGAGACGAGAACGTCGTCTATCCGGTGCTGGATGCAGTGGAGAATTACGCTACAACGGGAGAAATCTCAGATGTTTTCCGTCAAATCTGGGGTGAATACAGTGAAAGAACCTAAGCTACTCTTGACCGGTCTGCGCCTCGGGGTTGTTTTGCTGCTGGCGCTGGCCCTGGCGGCGGGCTGCTCCGGGGACAAGGACGGATCCGGCACGCCGGGGACGGGGGACTCGGCGGGCGGGCCGGACTCGACCGACATAAGGGAAATCGCCGCCATGTTTCGGGAGGCGGCCGTCCGCTGGCACCACGGAGACAAGGCGGTGCTTTACGATCTCGAATTCGAGTACGTGCGGAACAAGTACACTTTCGATGAGTATCTCGAGTTCAAGCAGATAAAGTATCTCGAGGCCGACAGCCTGGAGATGCTGGTGCTCAAGGACATAGAATTCTTCGACTACGACTCGGCCATCGCCGTAGCCGAGGCGGTCTTTGTCGGCCCGTCGGGTGATACATCGTATTACCCGGACCGCTACCGTCTGTACTATCAGAACGACCGGTGGATACATCCGACGTTCGGCACCATCGACTACCAGCTCGAGTACGAGGACCTGCGCCGGGTGGCCGATTCAGCCGCGGCGGCGGAGGCGGAACTGGAGGATTTCTAACCTCGTGGGCGGCCCGTTCATCTCGCACATAGGGATAGCCGTGGCCGATCTGGACGCTGCCGTCAGCCGCTGGGAGAAGTTGCTTGGCTGCCCGCCGTCCCTGGTCACCGAGGTGGCTGACCAGAGCGTGAGGGTGGCGATGTTTGCGCCTCCCGGGGCACGCGACGGTGCCTGCCGCCGCATCGAACTGATCGCGGCCACGGCTCCGGACAGTCCGGTCGGCCGCTTCGTGGAGAAAAGGGGGGAGGGCCTTCACCACCTGTGCCTGTACGTCGACGACATCGAGTCGAAGCTGAGCGAACTGAAGGCGGCGGGTGTGCCGCTCATCGATGAAACGCCGCGTGTCGGCGCGGAAGGTCGCCGGGTGGCGTTTGTGCATCCCCGGGGAACTCACGGAGTTTTGATAGAGTATGAGGAACGGCCCGCCTGACTCCGGCTGTCAGGAGCCGTCCAAGCGGGCAGCATCGCTGCCGGCGCGCGGTCGGCCGCACCGACGGCAGGTCGGCCGGCTGGTCGGGTTGGCCCGTCCGCACGGGCAGTTCCAGTAGCGGCTGCTCCGGGACGCCCCGACGGCAAGGCCCGCCCGGGGACGTCGGCGAAACACCCACAACAATCCGGCCAGCATGAGCACTAGGGGGAAAACATACCAGTAAGAGTAGCTGACACCGGCGAATACCTCGGCATCCCTGGGACCGGTGTACGCGAAACCCTGCTGGATAAGCTCCAGGCTCCCGCCCATCTCCGGGTAGTCGTCGGCAGCGGTTCTTCCCCACAAGGTGAAGAGAACCTGCCGGCCGTCGGGAAGCCGGTAGATGATGCCGGTGAATCGGTGGCGAAGCTGGACGGCGTTGACCGTGTCGGTGGACGTGAACTCAATCGTGAAACTGGACTGGGACGCCTCCGCGTACCCGGTCGAGGTGAGCAACTTCGACTCCGGCAACTGGAGTATCACATCCTGCACAACGCGCTCAACGGACCGTCGAAGATCGTCCCGGTTACGGACGGCTTCCTGAGCGGAGATGACCGACTTGAAGACCAGAAATTGGGCGAGCGGCTCGACGTGGGCTATTTGAAATGGGTAGTCGGCTGCATCAGGGTCGAGCTGCCAGCCGTCCGGTACCGGCACCTGAATCTCCCCGGCCAGGCGGACGAAATCGTCGGCCGCCGCCGGGACGGTGATTATCGAGAACAGCAGAAGCCCAAGGAGTATTCGCTTCATGGTATTTCAGGTATCGACTGGAACCCCGCGATAGCTAATGGAGAATATGCGGAGTCCGCTCGTCTTTTGCCTCAGTCGCCCGACGACGAGCCGAAGCTCCTGTCCAGGCATGCCTGGATCATGCCTATGCGCTCCCTGAGGAATCCCCGTCGGTCGACAGTCGGTCCATACTCGTACGTTCGTCCCGATCTTTTCCTGGAAAGGAGTCCCTTGTCGGTGAGGCGGTTCAGAATGGTCGATACGGTGGTGTAGGCAAGTCTGCTGTCCGGGCCGAGGTGAACGAGGGCGTTCTTTACTGTCAGCCGCCGGTGGGTCCAGGCCAGTTCCATCAGGCGGGCCTCGGTCGGGCCGAGGAATACGGCCGAACCGGCAGCCGACGGGTCGAAGTAGAATCCCGATCCCGGCATTGCTACATTTTCTTGCGGCGATGCTGCAGGATGAGGTGGACGCCGAGCGCGACCATGGCTACGGGAAGAAAGTAATCCCAGATATCACCGTAGATGATCCCCATCCGCTCCAGGAGCAGGAGCACGCCGAGTATTAGCAGCAGTATCCCGATAAACATGTGTCCGCCCTTGCATTGTGACTTACCGGACAAGTATACGTCGCAGCGCGGGAGGAGAAAAGCAGAAAAGCAGGCTTTAGCTCCGGCGGACGCCGGTGACGTCCTGGATGTCTGCGCGGTTACCGAATCTCCTTGAGCCGCTTGACAAGGACCGCCGTAATGGCTTCCAGCATCTGCCTGTCCTGGGTCGTGAAATTCGCCGGATGGTCCGAATCGATGTCGATTTCACCGAGCACCGTATCACCATCCAGCAGGGGAACGACGATTTCAGATCGGGTCGTGGGCGAGCAGGCCAGAAACCTCGGGTCGGCGGCCACGTCGTCGACGATAACGGTTTTCTTTCTTGAGGCCGCGGCGCCGCAGATGCCCTGGTTCAGCTCTATGCGAACGTGCTCGGTCGAGGGGCCGACGAACGGGCCGACCTCGAGAACCCCGCCGCGCATGATGTAGAAGCCGGTCCAGTTGAAGTTCTCGGAGAAGCCGTCAATCAACTCGGCGGCGGTTTGCAGAACGTCCGCCTCGCTGTTTTGCCGGGCTATGCCGATTCGAATGTTGTCGACCAATTGTTGGCGGTGGTTGTCCATCATAGTGTATCTTTCACTGCCTTCAGGTTCTCCATCGGTGTTTCCGGCGGTATCGAGCAGCCGGGGCCGATAATCAGCCGCGATGGGTCGTTGTCAGCTTTGAGTTTTTCAATCATACGGGACACCTCGTCGGGCGTGCCCTGCAACAGCCAGCCGCGTTGATCCGCGCCGCCTACGACGGCGCCCCGTCTGAGTTGGGCCTTATCCAGGGGGAGGTTGGTGGGTTCACTGGCGTCCCAGTTGTACAGGGACGCGTTGTACTCCAAGTCCGATAGTTCCTTGAGATAGTTGCTGCCGGAGCAGACGTGCAGCAGGTTGAGCGCGTCGGCCTCCGCGGCCCTGATAACCTCGAGGTCGTAAGGAACGCCAAACCGCTCGTATTCCTGCCAGGTGAGCAGATCCCGCGACGCCCACTGGGTGGTAGCGTAGAAAAGACCGTCGGCTCCGGCGTTGCGCAGTTCGGACACGTATCGCACAAACGTGTCGGTGATGGCCCTCAGGGCGACCTCCACCTTCTCCGGAGCGGTCCTGAGATGATCCGCGAGCAGCCCGTTTTCTTCGACCAGCCGCCCGGCAACGGCCAGGGGCGTGAATACCGTCATGAGAATCGGAAGCTCTCGATCCGAGCGCCTGCGGATTTTCGAGACCACGGTCAGGTGTTCGGCGAGCACGGGAGCCGTCGGAGCGAGCGGCTCTATCCTGAGCCAGTCGTCCGGTGTTCTGACCGGGAAATCGGTCTTGGTGTGTTTTCTGAATTCGTCGTGGGACCAATGCTGTCTCAGCCCCCAGTCTTCCACGTGGTAGTCAGCCCGGGGGTTGATCTTCATGAAATCCCAGTCGAACCGCTTTTGAAATTCCAGCATGGCCTCGACGGTTCCCTCGGCGTGGTGCTCCAGATGGTAGAAGTGTCGCCAGAACGACGCGGCGTACCGGTCCGGGCGCTCGCCGGCTATAATCATCTGCAATCGTTCCCGGTGCGAGTATCTGGGCATGGACTTAGTGATCCTTCCGGTCATATGGTTTAAACGCGAGACAGCTCAGCCGTCCATTGTCTTTGTAACAATCGTTGCTCGCCGGCGTTCTCAGAATCCCGGCGCCGGGCTGCAACGGTCTGCCTGCAGGACCTCTTGTCGGCGTCGTCGCGCCGGCGACCACGACCTCAAATATATCCCGGCGTCACGCCGTGGTCAATGCTCTGTTAAAAGAATGAGCAATATACCCGGCAAGAGTTTAGCCGTCCGCAGGTATGCCGAAAGAGGAAATGATCACGTGTATAGACAGGTGCACCTGTATAGCTCGGAGAAGGCATAGTGGCAAAGATCCTCGTCATCGACGACGAAGACTCAATGTGCAGTTTCATGGAGATAATGCTGGCCAAGGAGGGCTACGAGGTGGACACCACCTGTTCCGGTCGGGATGGAGTCGACCGTCTCCGCGAGCGGAATTACGATCTTGTCATTGCGGACCTCAACATGCCTGAGATGACCGGTCTTGACATTCTCAGGGAGGTCAAGTCGTTCAAGAGCGAGCAGGAGATCATCGTGATGACGGCCTTTGCCTCGGTCGACACGGCCATCGAGGCAATGAAGCGGGGCGCCGCGGACTATATCACGAAGCCGTTCAAGGTCGACGAGATCAAGCTGGCCATAGACAGGTCCATCAACCGCAGGAGACTCATCCTGGAGAACTCGGAACTGAAAAAGCAGCTCCAGGGGGACAATTCCTTCGACAAGTTCCTGGGCAAGTCGGAATCGGTGGTCAGGCTCAAAAAGCTCGTGCGGCGGATCGCCTCGTCGGACTCAACCGTGCTCATCCGGGGGGAGTCGGGAACGGGGAAGGACCTGATCGCGCGCGCCCTGCATCATCACTCGCCGCGCTGCGGAGGGCCTTTCGTAACCATCAACTGCGCCGCTCTGCCGGAGACGCTTCTGGAATCGGAACTGTTCGGTCACAAGAAGGGAGCCTTCACGGGCGCCTTCCGGGACAAGGATGGGCTCTTCAAAGTGGCCAGCAGCGGAACGTTCTTTCTCGACGAAGTCGGCAATACTACCCCGGCCATCCAGGTCAAGCTGCTGCGGGTCCTTGAGGACAAGAAGATCACCCCGCTGGGCGGCACCAAGCCGATGGACGTGGACGTGCGCCTGCTCGCAGCAACCAATTCGGACCTGGAGGAGGACGTTCGGACCGGTCGTTTCCGCGCCGATCTGTTCTATCGGCTCAACGTCATTCCCATAGTGATCCCTCCGTTGCGGGAACGGAAAGAGGATATTGCCCTTCTGGCCGATCATTTCGCCGCCAGGTTCTCCGAGAAGCTCAACGTTCCCGCAAAGAAGCTGACGCCCGAGGCCATGCAGGTGCTCATCAACTACCCGTGGCCGGGCAACGTTCGGGAACTCGAGAATACCATCGAGCGAGCCGTTCAGCTTGACCGTACAGGGACGCTGGAACCTTCCGACTTCCCGGAGAGGCTGACCAAACCGAAAGTGGTGTCAGTGGTTTCCGAGAGCGATCCCGTGACGCCGACGCTGGAGTCCATCGAAAAGGCGTACATCCAGTACGTCATGACCCAGACGGACGGCAGGAAAACGGAGGCAGCAAAGCTTCTTGGCATCGATACGTCAACCTTGTACCGAAAGCTTGATAGATACCGTATGAACGAGCTGACGGGGGAAAAGCCCGTTCGGCGAGGGAAGAAGGCTGCGGGGAAGTAACGGGCGTCTGAGCAGGCCTCCGTTACGACTTCCCCGGTCATTCACGGAGAACTCTGAGCAGCAGGGAGATTTGATATGAACAGGGCCAGTCAAGCGCGACGGATGCGGGGGTTCACCCTTATCGAAATAATGATCGTGGTGGTCATCATAGGGATTCTCGCGGCCATCGCCATTCCGCGATTCATGCGTTCGACGACCAAGACAAAGCAGTCGGAGGCCAAGTTGATCCTCAAGCAGATATACACCAACGAGCGGGCCTACCGACAGCAGTCATTGTCGAACAGCTACTACATTCCAGGCGCGGCCGCGGACGCCGCGAACCCGCACGTGCTCAACGACATCTGGATCGACATCATGCCGAAGGCGAAGTACTCGTACCTGGTGACGGGGGGAGCCGATGTCTTCACCGGCACGGCGACGGCCAATATCGATGATGACCCGGCGATTGATACCTGGGTGATTGATCAGGACGGTGATTTACGAAATACGGTCGATGATGTCTTACTGTGACCATACGACGGCTCGCGGCTCCGGGGTGCAGTCTCGTGATCTGCCCGGAGCGATAAGCGGGTTCTTTGCGTTTTGCGAAGATATCGGGCAATATGCGTCAGTTGCGACCGGGCGGCAGGCCCTGAGACCAGTGGGGGGATGCCGACACCCCTGGTCGGCGGGCCGAATTCGCCTGCAGGACAAGCAGTTACCGGCGGCGGGGGTTGTTCAAAAAAAGCCGCCGGGAGAGGCACGGGCTTTGCGATTTCCTGAGTCGTGAATGACGAAAGACCTAACTCTTAACCTAGTTTTGTTGGAGGAGGCTGACATGTTTTCCAAGTTCCACAATCGCCAGAGGGGTTTCACCCTGATCGAGCTGATGATCGTGGTCGTCATCATCGGTATTCTTGCCGCGCTGGCCATTCCGCGGTTCATGCAGGCAACCACCAAGTCGAAGCAGTCCGAGGCCAAGCAGATCCTCAAGCAGATATACACCATGGAGCGCACGTACCGCCAGGCCAACGGCACGTACGGTGACAACGGCGCCGCCGCCGCGGCCAACGGTGGTGCTATCCAGACCTTCCCGCAACTTGGCGTGGAGATCATGGAAGGTAACATCTATGCTTATGGCATCGTGGCTGCGCAGAACACCTTCACCGCCACGGCGACCGCCGACCTCGACGACGACCCGGCCATCGACACCTGGTCGATCGATGAGGATGGCAACCTGCAGTGCGTAATTGACGACGCGACTGTGTAAGAACCGAAACTGACTGTTACGCTATGGGCGCCCCGTTTCGACGGGGCGCTTTTTTTTTGAGGCGCACCGCCGTACCTGTGGCCGGGAACGGCGGAAGCCTGTTTAAAGTTGACCGGCAGGGCTGTACGACAGTATCATTGCGGTGTTTATGAGAATGTCGCTACTTACTGCTGTGGCCCTGTTCGCGTTGCCGGTGCTCGGCTCCGCCCAGGACGGGGTCCCGGAATCGCCGGAGCGCTTTGGCCTGGAGCATCTGTCGGCCTATCTCGGCCTTAAGCCCGACGACATCTCCTTCCGGGCTGATTACACCGAGCCGGATTCATTCCGGCTGGCTGCCGTCGCCGACCTGATGGTTCAGCCGCTGGGGATGCTTGACTATGCCGACGGGCTGAGAAAGAGCCGCCAAAAAGGACAGCCGGAGATTCTGGCCCGTATTCTCTTTACCGACCTGAGAACTGAGTACCGTGGGCGGCGACGCGGGCCGTACCAGCCGGATATCGCCGAGGTCCGGGGATCATACAACCTGTACTATACCGACGTGGCGCTGAATCAGCTCCTCACCCGTGCCGCGACCTACCTTGACGTCGTATTCCCCCGTTCCTCCGAAATGATGCTCTCGCGGCTCGAGCCCGGGCAGAGGGACTTTCTGACGGATGAGTTCAAGGAACTGCTGGTGGCGAGTGTCGAAGAGGAGTTTATGTCGATGGAGCAGCTCGACTCGCTCGAGAAGCTCGAAGAGGAGTATACCGACAGGTTTGCGAAGTTCGGCACGAAGATTGACTCGGATCCGATCGTGGCGGCCGGGATCGATTGTCTGCGCGACATGCTGCTGGAGGTCAAGGCAATAAGGGGCCTCCTGAAATCGACGGAAAGAACCCCGGAGATGATGCTCAAGGTGGTGGGGTATTTGCCGGATAACGTGAGCACGGACAGCTACCTGGGCAAGCAGCCGGGCTGGCGTATCGGTGGTCCGGGGAACGACTACTACGCCGGTGACTACGCCTTCATCCTCGATTTCGGCGGGGATGACATATACGATCTCACCTTTGATCCGGACCGGCCGCACGGGGTGATCATCATTGACCTCGAAGGCGACGATCACTATCGCGCGAAAAGCGACTTTGCGCTCGGTTCCGGCTGCCTGTCGGTCGGCCTGCTGCTGGACTTCGCGGGCAACGACCGGTATGACGGCCGCTCCTTCGGTCTCGGCTCCGGGTTTTTCGGGTTCGGTCTGCTTTACGACGCGGGGGGAGAGGATCGTTACGACGGAGACACGCACGTTCAGGGCGCCGGCAGTTTCGGCCTGGGATTGCTGGTCGATGAAGGTGGACGGGACGTTTACAACGCGGCGTTGTACTCACAGGGATTCGGTTTTGTCGAAGGGATCGGCGTCATTTTTGAAACGTCCGGGGCCGACTCCTATTACGCGGGCGGCAAGTACAAGGATCACCTCCGCTACGAGGATCACTACCTCTCCCTGTCACAGGGATTCGGCTACGGTCTGCGGCCGTCGATGTCCGGCGGCATCGGCGCCATAGTCGACCTGGAAGGAAACGACTTTTTCTACGCCGATATTTTCGCCCAGGGGTGCAGTTACTGGTGGTCGCTGGGTGTCATCTACGACTCTTGCGGCAACGACAACTACCAGTGTTTTCAGTACGGGCAGGGGGCGGCCACGCACATGTCGCTCGGTATCTTGATTAACGACCTCGGCAACGACGTCTATTTCGGCAAGGGGCTGATGCAGGGATGCGGGCATGACTACTCGTGCGGGATCATACTCGACCGGGCCGGTGACGATACCTACACCGCCTATGACCTTTCGCAGGCGGCCGGCTCGGCCAACGGAGCGGGTGTGCTGATCGACAACGGCGGCGATGACAGGTATTTCAGCAAGAATCCCAGGAACACGCAGGGCTACGGCAACCCGCGGCGGGATTTCGGTTCAATCGGATTGTTTATCGATCTGGGCGGAAGCGACCAGTACGCCGGTAACGGCCGCGACAACTACTATTGGAAGACGGACTCCAAGTGGGGCGGCGGCATGGACATCGAGTTGCACCCTCCCGACAGCGCCCAGACGCAGTAGTGAAATGATGCAGAAAGTGATTTGGCAACGGCTGCTTGCCCTTATACTGCTTACGGGTCTTTTATGCCCTGAGGCCCCGGCTGCCGGTGAGCTGGAGCGCAGGATTGACTCACTGTTCATCATAGCGTCCTCCGGCGAGGTACGCTTCCGTGACCAGAACGAACCGGCGATGGACTCCGTTGCCGCTCTGGGCGCAGCCGCGGTGCCTCACCTGATTGAAAAGTTCACGACCAAGTCAGCGCGCGAGCGCTGGACGGTCATCTGGATACTTCAGCGGATAGGCTCGGCGGCCGTCCCGGACCTCGTGCGAGCCCTGGACCGCGAGGACGGCCTGGTCGTCCAGCGGATCTGCTGGGCGCTGGGGGATATCAAGGATACGGCCGCGGTACGACCGATTATGAGAGTATGTACGCATGAGCGCTGGCAGGTGCGCGACCAGGCGGTGGGTGCGCTCGGGAAAATCGGTGATGCCGAAGGCGGGCCGGCGGTGCTTCAGGCCCTGGCCGACTCCATCGGGCAGGTGCGCAAATCGGCGGCCGTGGCGTGCGGGCAGCTTGGCCTGGGCGCGTCGGTCATGCAACTGGCTCACGTTCTGGGAGACGATTTCTATGGAGCGCGGATGTCGGCGGCGCATTCCCTGCTCACCATGGATACCGCCGTCACGGTGCGAGCACTGAGTGATTCGATGAGTTCGGAAAATCATCTCCTTGGAAACCTTGCCTGCCGTGTGCTGGGGCAGTTGGGGACGGATGAAGCGCTGGAGATTCTGCTGGAGCAGGCGGTATCCGGTGACTCCGAAAGGCGAGCTCATGCCGCCACGGCGCTCATCGCTGCCGACCCGTTGGACAATTGCGGGTTCCGCCGGTACCTGCTCGAGAACGAAACCGATCGGCTGGTCGTGCTGAAGATTCAGTCCGCCATTCAGGCTGTCGGCGATGGCCAGTGACAATCTCTCGGAGCGGCTTAACCGAATCAATGGCCATATTGCCGACGGATACAGGCCCGTACCGGCATCGAGCCTGCCGTCGCGATACGGGAAGCTCGCCGGCGCAGTCGGCGGAGAACTGCTCGCAGGTGAGGCCGGAGCGTTCTGCCTGGTGAGGACCGCGTATGAGGACGGTTCACGCTTCGGCAGTTGCACTCTTGAACCCCGGTCATACGACGCTCACGTTCCATATGCCTGTTTCACGGCCGGTTTGTCCGACGGCGTCGCGTGCCTGTCGGACCTCCTCTTTTTCGATATCGAAACCACCGGTCTGGGCGGAGCCGGAACAGTGCCCTTCCTGGTCGGGTTCGGCTCCCTGTCGCCCGGCGGTTTCGAACTCCGGCAATATCTGCTTCCGGATTATTCCGACGAGCGAGGCATGCTTGAGCACCTGGCAGGGGAACTGACACCGGACAAGACGCTTGTCACGTACAACGGAGCCGCCTTCGATCTGAACCTGCTCCAGGATCGGCTCATCATCAACCGGGTAAGTCGCGAAATCGAAGTACAGGGGCACATAGATCTCCTGCACGCGACCAGGCGACTGTTCAGGCGGCGGCTCGGCGACTGCACCCTGGCCAATGTCGAGCGCGAACTGTTCGGTTTCTTCCGGCAGGGCGATATCCCCGGCTACCTGATTCCGTCCGTCTATTTCTCGTGGCTCTCCGAGGAGCGGGCGGATGACATACTGAACGTTCTCGAGCACAATCGCCTGGACATATTCTCACTGTACTTCCTGTTGAGGCACATCGTTTCCGTGTTCGCGTCTGAAGGTCGTGAGCTTTATGACGTGGACGACGTCTATTCGCTTTCTCGGGTGTACGGTCGACGCAGGCAAAACGACCGGGTGGTCAATCTGCTCGACGGCATACAGGGGACGGGGGGAGGGGCAATCGAGGCGGACATCCTTCTGTACCAGGCGCAGGCCCTCAAGCGGGCGGGCAAGCCGGAGGCTGCCGCCCGGCTGTGGGAGCAGCTCTGCGGGGAGAAATCCAGGGAAGGTTACCGGGCGTGTATAGAGCTGGCCAAGTACTTCGAACACCAGGTGCGGGACGTATCGCGGGCGTACCGGCACGCCCAGCGGGCGGTGCAGGTTTGCCCGTACGGTGAGACGCACAAGAAAGACCTGAGACGGCGCCTGAAGCGTCTCGATTCGAAGCTGTCCCGTCGGTAGCATTGCCTCGACCGCACTCAAAAACCCGCCGTATCAGCCGATACCAAATGTGAAAGGCGGGTTTATGGATATAGACATACTCCGAACGATTGTCGCGGACCGAGGGGAACTGCTGGCGCTTCCTCAGACACTCGCAGAAGTATTGCGCCTGGTGAGAGACGAGGGTTCGACGGCCGATGATCTGGCCGCGGCGATTACCAGAGATCCGGCCTTGACGGCGAAGGTTCTCCGAATAGTCAATTCCGCGTTTTACGACACGGGCCGCAGGATCGGGTCGATGACTCAGGCGGTCATGACGCTGGGGATGCGTCAGATCACGGCGCTGGCTCTCTCGACCTCGGTGTACAGACTTTTTGAAGGCTGGGGATCATCATTCGACAAGCTCCGCTTCTGGCGCCATTCGCTTGAGGTAGCCATCGCCTCACGGACTATCGCCGAGCGGGTGGGTCTGCGCGAAGTGGAAGAAGCGTTTGTGGCCGGCCTGCTGCATGACATCGGCCTGCTTGTTCTCGAACACTCCTTCCCGGAAAAATTCGCCCGCGTATGGGCCGAAGCCGCCCGCGATAACAACCTTGTTGACCTCGAGGAAGACGTCTGGGGGACAGATCACGCCCGCGTCGGGCAGTTCCTGCTCGGGCAGTGGCATCTGCCCGAGTCCATATGCCGATCGGTCGGTTCGCATCACACCGTGTTCGTCCCGGGCACCCGCGACCCCGAACTGAAGCCGTGCCAGGTGGTCTGTCTGGCGAACCACGTCTCTCGTTTCTCGATCGCGGGCTCACCGAGGCCGGGCAGCGGCACCGACCGTGAGAATCGAGACATCCTCCAGGAGAACCTTCAGCTGACCCGGGAGGAGATCCACAAGATCGAAAAGGACCTCTTCAGCCAAACCATAGCCGAGGCCCGGTACCTCGAGATGGACATCGGTTCGGTGGATAGTATCCTTCTGGAGGCCAACCGCCTGCTTTTCGACCAGTACCTTACGGTCGAGAGTCTTCTCA
Proteins encoded:
- a CDS encoding HDOD domain-containing protein — protein: MDIDILRTIVADRGELLALPQTLAEVLRLVRDEGSTADDLAAAITRDPALTAKVLRIVNSAFYDTGRRIGSMTQAVMTLGMRQITALALSTSVYRLFEGWGSSFDKLRFWRHSLEVAIASRTIAERVGLREVEEAFVAGLLHDIGLLVLEHSFPEKFARVWAEAARDNNLVDLEEDVWGTDHARVGQFLLGQWHLPESICRSVGSHHTVFVPGTRDPELKPCQVVCLANHVSRFSIAGSPRPGSGTDRENRDILQENLQLTREEIHKIEKDLFSQTIAEARYLEMDIGSVDSILLEANRLLFDQYLTVESLLKENRQMQQRIVRDQFQRVSVESLKSTRATFARNLDAEVLTMRNKAEEVRKGIEAGMVTAPAPSILHTLDDILSSIETVRSMTNELKNLSQLDAGVLSEDRKPDMPDGRAESEVGSVEERVHVG